TCCAGGCCTTGAGGGCGCCCAGCTTGCGCGACATGGCGGCCTTGGCGATCACGGGCGCAAACGCCACCTTGGCATCGTCCTCGCGCCCCAGCTGCAGCAGCAGCTTGACGTAGTCAAAGCGCGCGTCATCGTTGGCGGGGTCGGTCACAACGGCATGCTGCAGCTTCTCCAGCGCGGTGCCGGTGTCGCCTTCTGCCAGGGCTTCCTGCGCCTCTTCTTCCTCGGCCTCGGCCACCATTTCTTCGGCGGTGGGTACATGCTTGTCGAGGAAGGCACGCACCTGGCCTTCGGGCAAGGCGCCCATGAAGCCGTCCACAGGCTGGCCATTCATCAACAGCACACAGGTGGGGATGCTGCGGATGCCGAACATGCCCGCCAGCTGCTGCTCCTGGTCGGAGTCGATCTTGGCGAGCTTGAAGCGGCCGGCGTATTCCGTCTCCAGTTTCTCCAGCACCGGCCCCAGGGACTTGCAGGGGCCACACCAGGGCGCCCAGAAGTCCACCAGCACGGGCACATTCATCGAGGCGGCAACCACCTCGGCTTCAAAGTTCTCTACGGTGACGTCAATCATGATGTGTGGGGCTTAGAGTGGAGCGGTTTCCGCGCTATTTTGGCCCATCGAAACAGCCCCACACCTGCCAGGGGGGCGCAAAAAGTAAAATCGCGGGTTCCACCTACAGCGGCTGGGCAGACAAAGCCTGCCCGCCAGCACCCTCCACACCATGAAA
Above is a window of Acidovorax sp. KKS102 DNA encoding:
- the trxA gene encoding thioredoxin, whose translation is MIDVTVENFEAEVVAASMNVPVLVDFWAPWCGPCKSLGPVLEKLETEYAGRFKLAKIDSDQEQQLAGMFGIRSIPTCVLLMNGQPVDGFMGALPEGQVRAFLDKHVPTAEEMVAEAEEEEAQEALAEGDTGTALEKLQHAVVTDPANDDARFDYVKLLLQLGREDDAKVAFAPVIAKAAMSRKLGALKAWMDALDFVASGAYDASAEAGFEAKIAANKRDFDTRYARARWLITQQRWTDAMDELLEILMRDKAWSEEIARKTYVAILELIEAPKPKVAEGQIPPEDPVVATYRRRLSSVVLS